The following coding sequences lie in one SAR324 cluster bacterium genomic window:
- a CDS encoding ABC transporter ATP-binding protein — translation MEIILEDFTKRFGEVTVIEKMNLKIREGELLALLGPSGCGKSTTLFTICGIHRVDGGRVLFGDQDVSRVPAQQRNVGVVFQSYALYPHMSVFENIAFPLTVRKEHKNTIREKVAEIAELVHIGELLKRRPEQLSGGQQQRVALARALVRKPSILLLDEPLANLDAKLRLEMRSEIRRIQLETRISAVLVTHDQVEAMSMSDRIAIMKEGEILQVASPTEMYQQPINDFVAGFLGNPPIAFLDAHVQEGEIHLLNRKIQFNFPGSSMPTNGTKIRLGIRPEHYQPNNPIQIPGTISFVETQGRENLYDVMLDDGSILRSIQSSATESIEKSAQVLWGIQPDKVLIFDQAGNRI, via the coding sequence ATGGAAATCATTCTTGAAGATTTCACCAAACGCTTTGGTGAGGTGACCGTCATCGAAAAAATGAACCTGAAGATTCGGGAAGGTGAACTGCTCGCCCTTCTGGGTCCATCCGGATGTGGCAAATCAACCACTCTCTTCACAATTTGTGGAATTCATCGGGTTGATGGTGGACGTGTCCTATTTGGAGATCAGGATGTCAGTCGTGTTCCAGCCCAGCAACGCAACGTGGGTGTCGTGTTCCAGTCGTATGCGCTCTATCCTCATATGAGTGTTTTTGAAAACATTGCTTTTCCATTGACTGTCCGCAAAGAGCACAAAAACACAATCCGTGAGAAAGTCGCTGAAATTGCTGAGTTAGTTCATATTGGAGAATTATTAAAGCGACGACCCGAGCAGCTCTCTGGCGGTCAACAGCAGCGTGTTGCTCTTGCAAGAGCATTGGTGCGCAAACCTAGTATCTTGCTACTGGATGAACCCTTGGCAAACCTGGATGCCAAGCTCCGTCTTGAAATGCGATCTGAAATCCGGCGGATTCAGTTGGAAACTAGAATCTCCGCAGTACTGGTGACTCATGATCAGGTTGAAGCGATGAGCATGAGTGACCGGATTGCAATCATGAAGGAGGGTGAGATTCTACAAGTTGCTTCTCCCACAGAAATGTATCAACAACCAATCAATGATTTTGTAGCTGGTTTCTTGGGTAACCCACCAATCGCTTTTCTGGATGCACATGTGCAGGAGGGTGAAATTCATCTTTTGAACAGAAAAATTCAATTTAATTTTCCAGGCAGCTCCATGCCTACAAATGGGACGAAGATTCGCTTGGGTATTCGGCCAGAACACTACCAGCCCAACAACCCTATTCAAATCCCTGGAACCATCTCTTTCGTTGAAACCCAAGGACGTGAAAATCTATATGATGTGATGCTTGATGACGGCAGCATCCTTCGCTCCATTCAATCCTCCGCTACGGAAAGCATTGAAAAAAGCGCTCAGGTCCTTTGGGGGATCCAGCCCGACAAAGTGCTGATTTTCGATCAGGCAGGCAATCGAATCTGA
- a CDS encoding ABC transporter substrate-binding protein, translating into MTELNRRRFLQVTAAGAVATSVLGTSALTPKTAQAATTYTWISPRGTIEVLDDYPYWVAKEMGYFGDIDTRLEPGPSDGTATVKFVALGQADMGYPSPGVFSFALENELDLVSVFNMGARDVFDFAFRPGEGFTDLRQMEGKTVLLGSAAWQSIADPIFAAAGADVTKIKYIEAGWPQWGTILASGEGDAALAWEGLRADWEGKGLKFEYWLGVDQSVFPANSFVVKRSDTQDPEKRKILGQYLRGWAMGLEFGEHNPRAATDIVFKSLPIVKSNLGADLGTESMLQLANVFRGNMDERQGWGYHDWGSWKAYFKTIRRIGQLKRDVNVGKVISNDFIGAANDFDVNKVMADAKGYTLSADLAKVDVDKIKGRFYANVVK; encoded by the coding sequence ATGACAGAACTCAATCGAAGAAGGTTCTTACAGGTGACTGCTGCTGGTGCAGTGGCTACCTCGGTGTTGGGAACAAGTGCTCTCACACCAAAGACGGCACAGGCCGCAACCACCTACACCTGGATTTCTCCAAGAGGTACCATTGAGGTGCTGGATGACTATCCTTACTGGGTAGCCAAGGAAATGGGGTACTTTGGGGATATTGACACGAGGCTGGAGCCAGGCCCCTCAGATGGAACGGCAACCGTAAAGTTTGTTGCCTTGGGACAGGCAGATATGGGATATCCTTCGCCAGGAGTGTTTTCTTTTGCCCTCGAAAACGAGTTGGACTTGGTTTCGGTCTTCAACATGGGAGCCCGTGACGTTTTCGATTTTGCTTTCCGACCTGGGGAAGGATTCACCGATCTACGCCAAATGGAAGGGAAAACCGTGCTCTTGGGAAGCGCCGCCTGGCAGTCTATTGCGGACCCAATCTTTGCGGCAGCGGGTGCAGATGTGACCAAGATCAAGTATATCGAAGCTGGTTGGCCCCAGTGGGGAACCATTCTGGCCAGTGGAGAGGGTGATGCAGCCTTAGCTTGGGAAGGCCTGCGCGCGGACTGGGAAGGCAAGGGCTTGAAATTTGAGTACTGGCTGGGTGTTGATCAATCGGTCTTCCCAGCGAATTCCTTTGTCGTCAAGCGCTCTGACACCCAAGATCCTGAAAAGAGAAAGATTCTTGGACAGTATCTGAGAGGGTGGGCAATGGGACTGGAATTCGGAGAGCACAACCCACGAGCTGCCACAGACATTGTTTTCAAGTCACTTCCCATTGTTAAGAGCAATCTTGGGGCTGATTTGGGAACAGAATCCATGCTACAGCTCGCAAATGTCTTCCGAGGCAATATGGATGAGCGACAAGGTTGGGGCTACCATGATTGGGGTAGCTGGAAGGCTTACTTCAAGACCATTCGTAGAATCGGGCAATTGAAGCGTGACGTGAACGTAGGCAAGGTGATTAGCAATGATTTCATTGGGGCTGCCAATGATTTCGATGTCAACAAGGTCATGGCGGATGCCAAAGGTTATACACTCTCCGCTGACCTGGCCAAGGTGGATGTCGACAAGATCAAGGGTCGTTTTTACGCCAACGTAGTCAAGTAG
- a CDS encoding NAD(P)/FAD-dependent oxidoreductase, with product MTNKVVEQWIEQFNASFASAKSVDLDSLFQEEFFWRDILCISWSLNTFETHQEVLGALKQNKAAFPIKIESYYDVKRADGVVECFLDITNGIGRGKGYVRLKRGKAWTLLTTLEELQGYEEKRAERRILGTRHGAHKNRQIWHEVKQAQEQALGDTEQPYCVVVGGGQAGIMLATRLKKLGVSTIVLEKNKRAGDSWRNRYRFLTLHDPIWYDHFPYIPFPDDWPVFTPKNKMGDWLEMYTKVMDLNYWTESRCSKATFDESTQQWEVEVMRKGEKLTLRPTQLVFTTGAYGPPKGIPIKGKKKFKGQIFHSSEYQDGRAFKGKRCVVVGSATSAHDICQDLWECGARSVTMAQRSSSIIIKSETLLEYGFGELYSEQALKNGITTDKADLLFASLPYKLVPDVHREVYRQMYEHDKEFYDQLQESGFRFDFGEDGSGLLMRALRTASGYYIDVGASELIIQKKVKLKTGATPERVDEQFLYFDDGSKLAADVIFFAIGYHSMDKVIEKLISKETAEKVGRFWGIGSGIKGDPGPWEGELRNLWKPTKQSNLWFHGGNLHLSRFYSKYVALQIKGRMEQVKMKSIMPS from the coding sequence ATGACAAACAAAGTCGTTGAGCAATGGATTGAGCAATTCAATGCTTCTTTTGCAAGTGCTAAGAGTGTTGATTTGGATAGTCTCTTTCAGGAAGAGTTCTTCTGGCGGGACATCCTCTGCATTTCGTGGAGTTTGAATACTTTTGAAACTCACCAAGAGGTGTTGGGAGCCCTCAAGCAAAACAAGGCTGCTTTTCCAATAAAGATTGAAAGCTACTATGATGTGAAGCGGGCTGACGGTGTAGTGGAGTGCTTTCTCGACATCACCAACGGAATTGGCCGTGGGAAAGGATACGTGCGCCTCAAACGTGGGAAAGCCTGGACCCTGCTGACTACCCTGGAAGAGCTGCAAGGCTACGAGGAGAAACGGGCAGAAAGAAGAATCCTTGGCACTCGGCACGGCGCTCACAAGAATCGACAAATCTGGCATGAAGTAAAGCAAGCTCAAGAACAAGCACTTGGTGACACAGAGCAACCCTATTGTGTTGTTGTAGGTGGAGGCCAAGCTGGGATCATGCTGGCAACTCGGCTCAAGAAGTTGGGTGTCTCTACAATTGTATTGGAGAAGAACAAGCGAGCTGGCGATTCCTGGCGCAATCGATACCGTTTCCTAACCTTGCACGATCCCATCTGGTATGACCACTTCCCTTATATTCCCTTCCCAGATGACTGGCCGGTCTTCACACCCAAGAACAAGATGGGGGACTGGTTGGAGATGTACACGAAGGTAATGGATCTCAACTACTGGACGGAGAGTAGGTGCTCGAAGGCGACTTTTGACGAGAGTACGCAGCAGTGGGAAGTCGAAGTAATGCGCAAGGGAGAAAAGTTAACCCTGCGACCCACTCAGCTTGTGTTTACTACAGGCGCTTATGGTCCACCGAAGGGAATTCCAATCAAGGGGAAGAAGAAATTCAAGGGTCAGATCTTCCATTCCTCCGAATACCAGGATGGTCGAGCATTCAAAGGCAAGAGGTGTGTGGTTGTCGGCTCTGCAACCTCAGCCCATGACATCTGCCAGGATCTTTGGGAGTGTGGTGCCAGATCGGTTACGATGGCCCAAAGGTCATCTAGCATCATCATCAAATCTGAAACCTTGCTGGAGTATGGATTTGGGGAACTCTACTCCGAGCAGGCATTGAAGAATGGGATCACCACGGACAAAGCAGATTTGCTCTTTGCCTCCCTGCCTTACAAGCTTGTGCCTGATGTGCACAGAGAGGTTTACAGGCAGATGTACGAGCACGACAAAGAGTTCTATGACCAGCTACAGGAGTCAGGCTTCAGATTTGATTTTGGAGAGGATGGCTCTGGGTTGTTGATGCGAGCTCTGAGGACCGCCTCAGGTTACTACATTGATGTAGGTGCTTCAGAGTTGATCATCCAGAAGAAGGTCAAGCTCAAGACAGGGGCTACTCCGGAGCGCGTAGATGAGCAGTTTCTCTACTTTGATGATGGCAGTAAGTTGGCAGCCGACGTGATCTTTTTCGCGATTGGCTACCATTCGATGGATAAGGTCATCGAGAAATTGATTTCTAAGGAAACTGCTGAAAAAGTGGGGCGCTTCTGGGGAATTGGTTCAGGAATCAAAGGAGATCCTGGTCCATGGGAAGGCGAGTTACGAAATCTTTGGAAGCCAACCAAGCAATCCAACCTTTGGTTTCACGGGGGCAACCTGCACTTGTCACGTTTCTACTCCAAGTATGTGGCCCTGCAGATTAAGGGTCGGATGGAGCAAGTGAAAATGAAATCAATCATGCCTAGTTGA
- a CDS encoding Gfo/Idh/MocA family oxidoreductase, whose product MSVKVLVVGLGNMGTSHALAYHNNPGFEIVGLMSRTLCEKVDKLPKELQGYPIYEDYSKALQDSQPDAVSINTWPNTHAAFASEAIEQGCHVFMEKPLATNVEDASKVVELARKHQRKLVLGYILRVHPSWVKFIEVGKTLGKPLVMRLNLNQQSSGETWFWHKNLIDSLIPIVDCGVHYVDVMCQLTDAKPVRVHGIGAKLWAEADKQNYGHLHVTFDDGSVGWYEAGWGPMMSEVAYFVKDIVGPKGCVSMIVPSEQLAEEGEVTDSANIDRHTKTNLIQIHHAEVNPSSKQFLKKDQFVDTLNEPSHQELCDLEQQMFLDAIEQDQDLSESMEAAVNSLKIVLAAEESIQTGQAIYL is encoded by the coding sequence ATGTCAGTGAAAGTCTTGGTGGTGGGGCTTGGGAACATGGGGACTTCTCATGCGCTGGCTTACCACAATAATCCTGGCTTCGAAATTGTTGGCCTAATGAGCAGAACCCTGTGTGAGAAGGTTGACAAGCTCCCCAAGGAGTTGCAGGGATATCCAATCTATGAAGACTACAGCAAGGCGCTCCAAGATTCTCAGCCAGATGCGGTTTCAATCAACACTTGGCCGAACACCCACGCTGCTTTTGCCTCGGAGGCAATTGAGCAGGGTTGTCATGTGTTCATGGAGAAACCCCTGGCAACGAATGTGGAGGATGCTTCAAAAGTCGTAGAACTGGCCAGAAAGCACCAAAGGAAATTGGTGCTTGGCTACATCCTTAGAGTCCATCCCTCCTGGGTAAAATTTATTGAAGTCGGCAAGACCTTGGGTAAGCCCTTGGTGATGCGATTGAATCTCAATCAACAAAGCAGTGGGGAGACTTGGTTTTGGCACAAGAACCTGATCGACTCGCTGATTCCGATTGTCGATTGTGGAGTGCACTATGTTGACGTGATGTGCCAGTTGACGGATGCCAAGCCTGTCCGTGTGCATGGAATTGGAGCCAAGCTCTGGGCAGAAGCTGACAAACAGAACTATGGTCATCTGCATGTCACCTTTGATGATGGCTCAGTAGGCTGGTACGAAGCAGGTTGGGGCCCCATGATGAGTGAAGTTGCCTACTTTGTGAAGGATATCGTCGGACCGAAAGGGTGTGTTTCGATGATTGTTCCCTCTGAACAACTTGCTGAAGAGGGAGAAGTGACAGATTCAGCCAACATTGATCGGCATACCAAAACCAATCTGATCCAAATCCACCATGCGGAGGTAAATCCCAGTAGCAAACAATTTCTCAAAAAAGATCAGTTCGTGGATACGTTGAATGAGCCATCGCACCAAGAACTCTGTGACTTGGAGCAACAAATGTTTCTGGATGCGATTGAACAGGATCAGGATTTGTCTGAATCAATGGAGGCTGCCGTCAATAGCCTCAAGATTGTGTTGGCCGCTGAGGAGAGTATTCAAACAGGCCAAGCCATTTATTTGTAG
- a CDS encoding alcohol dehydrogenase family protein, with protein sequence MTWDASPHLDRFDPLPNEKTMKAVVTASNGGFEQLQCRVVKRPQPGDKEVLIRVLAAGMNNTEINTRVGWYSDSMTQSTSAVASSQVQQKEIPIDGGWNEITPFPFVQGTDCCGEVIQLGSNADSKLLSKQVLVRSCMRPLGFSSMENLWMGSDFDGAFAQYVKVPQSEVFEVKCDWSAAELATIPCAYGTAENMIHRAGIQSGEKVLITGASGGVGSAAVQLSKLRKAQIIAVVAPEKQQKISDLGAEQTMARDENVLEVLGEESVDVVIDLVAGDSFTALLKVLKRGGRYVSAGAIGGPVVSFDTRTFYLKDLQLIGCTAWDEGVFPSLIAYLENEQLRPLLAQTFPLEQIVEAQQEFLLKKHVGNFVLIPPN encoded by the coding sequence ATGACCTGGGACGCTTCCCCCCACCTAGATCGGTTTGATCCTTTACCGAATGAAAAGACGATGAAAGCTGTTGTGACAGCGAGTAATGGGGGATTCGAACAATTGCAGTGTCGTGTGGTCAAACGTCCCCAACCTGGAGACAAGGAGGTATTGATCCGAGTACTAGCTGCTGGGATGAACAATACGGAAATCAACACTCGTGTCGGCTGGTATTCTGATTCTATGACCCAAAGCACCTCAGCAGTAGCCAGTTCCCAAGTTCAACAAAAAGAAATTCCTATAGATGGAGGTTGGAATGAGATTACCCCTTTCCCTTTCGTCCAGGGAACTGACTGCTGTGGTGAAGTGATCCAGCTTGGCTCGAACGCAGATTCAAAACTACTGAGCAAGCAAGTGTTGGTAAGGTCCTGTATGCGACCACTGGGGTTCTCATCAATGGAAAATTTGTGGATGGGCTCTGACTTCGATGGGGCCTTTGCGCAATATGTCAAAGTTCCTCAATCAGAAGTTTTTGAAGTCAAATGTGACTGGAGTGCTGCTGAGTTGGCTACCATTCCATGTGCTTATGGAACTGCAGAAAACATGATTCATCGAGCAGGGATTCAGTCTGGAGAAAAGGTCTTGATCACTGGAGCCTCAGGTGGAGTTGGCTCTGCTGCCGTTCAATTGTCAAAACTTCGGAAGGCACAGATCATTGCTGTTGTGGCCCCTGAGAAGCAACAAAAAATCTCGGATCTCGGTGCAGAACAAACCATGGCACGTGATGAGAATGTGTTGGAAGTGCTGGGAGAAGAATCTGTAGATGTAGTGATCGATCTGGTGGCTGGCGATTCCTTTACAGCACTATTGAAAGTTTTGAAGCGTGGTGGGCGGTACGTTTCTGCGGGCGCAATTGGAGGACCTGTAGTCTCTTTTGATACACGCACCTTCTACCTGAAGGACTTGCAGTTGATTGGTTGTACTGCCTGGGATGAAGGCGTCTTCCCAAGCCTGATTGCTTATCTTGAAAACGAACAACTTCGACCTCTACTCGCACAGACCTTTCCTCTAGAGCAAATTGTCGAGGCCCAACAAGAGTTCTTGCTGAAAAAGCATGTTGGGAATTTCGTACTCATTCCTCCAAATTAG
- a CDS encoding ABC transporter permease codes for MADKYLGDNIPKFDNQGNDSGDVSLTNWSALTKVQKRTVGEVILIILFAVCIVGGLEAYVIIYEVPQFVFPRPSAIAMALFTDFEFIVPHLGHTLVELFSGFFIGASIGLILAGVITQFPFVEKIVAPYILMLVTTPMLALVPLLILRFGFGYEPRIIAVALASGPMVMINSATGFRRVDLAKIALARSFGASTMQIFLKVRVPMALPMIIVGLMVGAIFGLLTAVGAEMVGGGFGLGNRLTTYSATIKMPQFFAIILILSTLGILIYLFFYFVGKKWASWES; via the coding sequence ATGGCAGATAAGTACCTTGGGGACAATATCCCCAAGTTTGATAATCAAGGCAATGACTCAGGGGATGTTTCTCTCACAAACTGGTCAGCGCTGACCAAGGTCCAGAAGCGCACAGTGGGTGAAGTGATACTGATTATCCTTTTTGCGGTCTGCATTGTTGGAGGGCTGGAAGCATATGTAATCATTTATGAGGTCCCTCAATTTGTTTTTCCGAGGCCCAGTGCAATCGCCATGGCTCTGTTCACTGACTTTGAGTTTATTGTACCTCACCTTGGTCACACCTTGGTTGAGCTGTTTTCTGGTTTCTTTATCGGGGCATCCATCGGGCTGATCCTCGCTGGAGTGATCACCCAGTTTCCCTTTGTTGAAAAGATCGTCGCACCCTACATCTTGATGCTGGTTACCACGCCAATGCTGGCCTTAGTGCCTTTACTGATTCTACGTTTTGGCTTTGGTTATGAACCTCGGATCATCGCAGTGGCTTTGGCATCCGGTCCAATGGTGATGATCAACTCGGCCACCGGTTTCCGCCGAGTCGATCTCGCAAAAATCGCGTTAGCCCGATCTTTTGGCGCAAGCACCATGCAAATTTTCCTCAAGGTAAGAGTACCCATGGCGTTACCAATGATCATCGTTGGTTTGATGGTTGGCGCAATCTTCGGCCTTTTGACAGCAGTCGGAGCAGAGATGGTTGGTGGTGGCTTTGGCCTTGGAAATCGACTGACAACGTATTCAGCAACGATCAAGATGCCCCAGTTCTTTGCGATCATTCTGATTCTCTCGACCTTAGGGATTCTGATTTATTTGTTCTTCTATTTCGTTGGTAAGAAGTGGGCTAGTTGGGAATCTTAA
- a CDS encoding carbohydrate ABC transporter permease, whose translation MSQNFKNWPILTALVLATVPIVLMYSYLVLDTVTNTEPGGILPSSFTLEHWRFLYEDIEGKANIWQVTLNTLVFASSVMLLVLSVSSTAGYALSRLNIPFRREFLAGVLILHAFPSITLIIAIFLILQLIGLYNTLIGVIIVMTSLQLPLGIWIMKGFYDSVPWEIEMAGLQDGASRFTVWYHLVLPQVRPGIIALGVFSFLSGWGEYILPTVLAPANNVQVLSGYLASLIADDRNFEFNLFKSVGLFYATPVVIMYLFFQDKLMNIYGGGTKG comes from the coding sequence GTGTCTCAAAACTTCAAAAATTGGCCTATTCTCACCGCTTTGGTGTTAGCAACCGTGCCAATCGTGCTGATGTATTCCTATCTGGTGTTGGATACCGTCACCAATACGGAACCTGGAGGAATCCTGCCAAGCAGCTTTACCCTGGAACACTGGCGCTTTCTTTACGAGGACATTGAGGGGAAAGCAAACATCTGGCAGGTGACCCTAAACACTCTCGTTTTTGCCAGCTCCGTGATGTTACTGGTGCTCTCTGTTTCTTCAACAGCAGGGTACGCTCTCTCCCGCCTAAACATTCCTTTCCGTCGGGAATTTCTTGCAGGAGTTTTGATTTTACACGCTTTTCCTTCGATCACTTTGATCATTGCAATCTTTCTGATTCTGCAGTTGATTGGGCTCTACAATACGCTCATCGGAGTGATTATTGTGATGACATCGCTCCAGCTCCCACTCGGTATTTGGATTATGAAAGGATTCTATGACTCCGTGCCTTGGGAGATCGAGATGGCAGGATTGCAGGATGGTGCTAGTCGTTTCACGGTTTGGTATCATCTGGTCCTCCCCCAGGTCCGTCCAGGGATTATCGCCTTGGGTGTGTTCTCTTTTCTCTCTGGCTGGGGAGAGTACATCCTACCAACCGTTTTGGCGCCAGCGAATAATGTTCAGGTACTTTCTGGCTACTTGGCTTCCCTTATCGCAGATGATCGAAATTTTGAATTCAATCTCTTCAAATCTGTGGGGCTCTTCTATGCGACTCCCGTTGTAATCATGTATCTGTTCTTCCAAGACAAATTGATGAACATCTACGGAGGAGGAACCAAAGGCTGA